Sequence from the Thermothelomyces thermophilus ATCC 42464 chromosome 2, complete sequence genome:
GCCTTGCGTCGCGGCGCCTGGGCGGCGAAGCCGTGTCGGTCCTCAACATCCTGGCTCAGCGTGAAGCCGAAGTCCTTCTGGATCACCGTAGCGCTTCTAAAGGGAACGTTGTCCGGGCGCTTCTGAATCCGGTCAagctcggcggcgaggacAGCCATTGTATCGTCCGTGCTATCGCTGACGAGGAAAGCAAGGTCGATGAGGTGGTGGGGGTACGTAAGCTTGGCGATAAGCTCAAAGTACTTGGAGAGGTATCGGGAGGCATCCTTGAGCGGGGTGAGGATGAGGACTCGCTCATTGTTCTGAATGGCTCTGGTGGTGGACTTGATTGGGTTTAGGTCAATATATTGGATGGTCGACGAGTTGATCTCCAGCGGGGCGTGGTTGTTGAATATGACAGGGGTATTGAGGTGGGATGACCATGCTGCTTGTTCGTTCGGCGTCATCTCCATGGGCGGTTTCGAGGGGCCCCAACAGTAGAACCTGAAGAAGGAGGGCCAGTTAGCGATACGGGAACCTTGCTTTTGGGCACGGCGACGAGGTTCGGAACTTCAGACCTCTGCATCTCGGGTGCTGAGCTTCGGATGCCGCGCCATAGCAGCACTATTATGCTGGCGAGGGCTATAAGGAGGAGGAACCGCGACCTGGTGAAGAACATCAATATTGCTCTCCTCGGAGGGAGATTTGCTCTCGCAGCCTTCCAGCTGACGCCGCCCTTGGGAAGTAGCATTTTCGAGTGTTTCGGTCGCACTCAGCGACTGCACAACACCAAATGGCGCGGCTGCGACGTTGTAGCGCGGCCGTAGCCGGTTGCTCCCTGGTGCCTTGCAAGATGAGCCAATCCAGGAACCGGGTCAAGGCGAGAGCTCCGTGGGGTTGGGGGCCACAAAGTATCACAGCAGACTGCTCCGATTAGGTGCGGCGCAGAGAACACAGTGGGTACGGAGGGCGTTGTAGGTCGTTGTTCGATTTGAGCGAATATCCTG
This genomic interval carries:
- a CDS encoding glycosyltransferase family 62 protein (CAZy_ID 268028); its protein translation is MFFTRSRFLLLIALASIIVLLWRGIRSSAPEMQRFYCWGPSKPPMEMTPNEQAAWSSHLNTPVIFNNHAPLEINSSTIQYIDLNPIKSTTRAIQNNERVLILTPLKDASRYLSKYFELIAKLTYPHHLIDLAFLVSDSTDDTMAVLAAELDRIQKRPDNVPFRSATVIQKDFGFTLSQDVEDRHGFAAQAPRRKALGRARNYLLYSALKPEHSWVYWRDADIVDSPDKIIEDFIAHDRDVLVPNIWFHRYENGRDIEGRFDYNSWIESDKARKLAASLDKDTILVEGYKEFDTGRTYMARMGDWRNNKDEEIELDGVGGVNIIVKADVHRSGINFPCYAFENQAETEGFAKMAKRAGYGVYGLPNYVVWHIDTQEKGGNL